In Phaseolus vulgaris cultivar G19833 chromosome 10, P. vulgaris v2.0, whole genome shotgun sequence, a single genomic region encodes these proteins:
- the LOC137817812 gene encoding uncharacterized protein has protein sequence MVRWAVELLEFDIQYEPRGYIKGQVYADFVAELSPGGDQEVESGSLWSLSVDGFSNQQGSGARIVLEEPNGVLIEQALRFAFKASNNQAEYEALIAGMLLAKEMGVQNLLVKSDSQLITGQVSGEFQAKDPQMATYLRYVQLLKGAFSALELVHVPREQNARADLLAKLASSDKGGRQRTVIQETLKATQKFVEDNRVDVLHICTARGRPRSHRSLTQDTMKTPRISTYADATKEGKHK, from the coding sequence atggttcgctgggcggtggagctgttggagtttgacatccagtacgagcccagAGGATATATCAAAGGACAGGTATATGCGGATTTCGTTGCAGAGCTCTCACCCGGAGGCGACCAAGAGGTGGAGTCAGGATCGCTGTGGTCGCTCTCAGTCGATGGCTTCTCCAATCAACAAGGAAGTGGAGCAAGGATAGTCTTGGAGGAACCCAATGGTGTGCTAATTGAGCAAGCTTTGCGTTTCGCTTTTAAAGCGAGCAATAACCAGGCTGAGTACGAGGCACTGATCGCGgggatgctcctggccaaggagatgggtgtgcagaacctcctggtgaagagtgATTCACAACTGATCACAGGGCAAGTCTCGGGAGAATTTCAAGCCAAGGACCCACAAATGGCGACGTATTTAAGGTACGTCCAGCTGCTAAAGGGAGCATTTAGCGCTCTTGAGCTAGTACATgtcccaagagagcagaatgccagagctgacctgcttgccaagctggccagctcagacaaggggggcagacagaggacagtaatccaagagacgctcaaagctacGCAAAagttcgtggaagataacagggtggacgtcctccatATTTGTACAGCGAGAGGGAgaccaaggagtcatcgttccttgactcaagatacaatgaagacgccccgcatcagcacatacgcggacgCAACCAAGGAAGGAAAGCATAAGTAG